One segment of Vicia villosa cultivar HV-30 ecotype Madison, WI unplaced genomic scaffold, Vvil1.0 ctg.000621F_1_1, whole genome shotgun sequence DNA contains the following:
- the LOC131629861 gene encoding serine/arginine-rich splicing factor RS2Z32-like isoform X1 produces MPRYDDKYGNTRLYVGRLSSRTRSRDLERVFSRYGRVRDVDMKHDYAFVEFSDPRDADDARYNLDGRDVDGSRLIVEFAKGVPRGSRDSRDSREYLGRGPPPGSGRCFNCGIDGHWARDCKAGDWKNKCYRCGERGHIEKNCKNSPKKLSSRHARSVSRSPGRSRSPRRGRSRDRSYSPARSYSRSRSPVRSRSPVRSRSPVRRDRSPVPDDRSRSPPPSKSRKYSRSPEGSPQRSASPSNDKVVTAQDGSDYSDGPRVKSRSPSRDNDDSPKANGRSRSRSRSRSPSRSPRDEDRSPVEDDDDTTRRSPSP; encoded by the exons ATGCCTCGCTATGATGATAAGTACGGCAATACTCGCCTCTATGTGGGTCGTCTGTCTTCCCGAACTCGCTCTCGTGATCTTGAGAGAGTCTTCAGCCGATATGGAAG AGTTCGAGATGTGGATATGAAGCATGATTACGCCTTTGTT GAATTTAGTGATCCTCGAGATGCGGATGATGCAAGGTACAACTTGGATGGGCGTGATGTTGATGGAAGTCGTCTTATTGTGGAATTTGCTAAAGGG GTTCCTCGGGGTTCTCGTGATTCTCGGGATTCTCGAGAATATCTTGGTAGAGGTCCTCCTCCTGGCTCTGGACGCTGCTTTAACTGTGGCATTGATGGCCACTGGGCTCGAGATTGCAAAGCTGGGGATTGGAAGAACAAGTGTTATCGCTGTGGGGAGAGAGGTCACATAGAGAAGAACTGCAAGAACAGTCCCAAAAAGTTGAG CAGTAGACATGCACGGAGTGTTTCACGCTCTCCAGGAAGGTCACGCTCTCCTAGGCGTGGCAGAAGCCGGGATAGAAGCTACAGCCCAGCCCGCAGCTATAG CCGATCAAGATCTCCTGTCAGATCTCGATCGCCTGTCAGATCAAGATCTCCTGTCAGAAGAGATCGAAGCCCAGTTCCGGATGACAGATCTAGGAGCCCCCCACCTTCCAAGTCAAGGAAGTATAGTAGATCTCCTGAAGGTAGTCCTCAAAGGAGTGCATCTCCTAGTAATGATAAGGTGGTCACTGCCCAAGATGGGTCTGATTATAGTGATGGTCCTAGAGTGAAAAGCAGAAGCCCTTCAAGGGACAATGATGACAGCCCTAAGGCTAATGGAAGAAGTCGCAGCAGAAGCCGCAGCAGGAGTCCTAGCCGCAGTCCCAGGGATGAGGATAGGAGCCCCGTGGAGGATGATGATGACACCACTCGTCGCTCTCCATCACCTTAA
- the LOC131629861 gene encoding serine/arginine-rich splicing factor RS2Z33-like isoform X2 — MPRYDDKYGNTRLYVGRLSSRTRSRDLERVFSRYGRVRDVDMKHDYAFVEFSDPRDADDARYNLDGRDVDGSRLIVEFAKGVPRGSRDSRDSREYLGRGPPPGSGRCFNCGIDGHWARDCKAGDWKNKCYRCGERGHIEKNCKNSPKKLSRHARSVSRSPGRSRSPRRGRSRDRSYSPARSYSRSRSPVRSRSPVRSRSPVRRDRSPVPDDRSRSPPPSKSRKYSRSPEGSPQRSASPSNDKVVTAQDGSDYSDGPRVKSRSPSRDNDDSPKANGRSRSRSRSRSPSRSPRDEDRSPVEDDDDTTRRSPSP, encoded by the exons ATGCCTCGCTATGATGATAAGTACGGCAATACTCGCCTCTATGTGGGTCGTCTGTCTTCCCGAACTCGCTCTCGTGATCTTGAGAGAGTCTTCAGCCGATATGGAAG AGTTCGAGATGTGGATATGAAGCATGATTACGCCTTTGTT GAATTTAGTGATCCTCGAGATGCGGATGATGCAAGGTACAACTTGGATGGGCGTGATGTTGATGGAAGTCGTCTTATTGTGGAATTTGCTAAAGGG GTTCCTCGGGGTTCTCGTGATTCTCGGGATTCTCGAGAATATCTTGGTAGAGGTCCTCCTCCTGGCTCTGGACGCTGCTTTAACTGTGGCATTGATGGCCACTGGGCTCGAGATTGCAAAGCTGGGGATTGGAAGAACAAGTGTTATCGCTGTGGGGAGAGAGGTCACATAGAGAAGAACTGCAAGAACAGTCCCAAAAAGTTGAG TAGACATGCACGGAGTGTTTCACGCTCTCCAGGAAGGTCACGCTCTCCTAGGCGTGGCAGAAGCCGGGATAGAAGCTACAGCCCAGCCCGCAGCTATAG CCGATCAAGATCTCCTGTCAGATCTCGATCGCCTGTCAGATCAAGATCTCCTGTCAGAAGAGATCGAAGCCCAGTTCCGGATGACAGATCTAGGAGCCCCCCACCTTCCAAGTCAAGGAAGTATAGTAGATCTCCTGAAGGTAGTCCTCAAAGGAGTGCATCTCCTAGTAATGATAAGGTGGTCACTGCCCAAGATGGGTCTGATTATAGTGATGGTCCTAGAGTGAAAAGCAGAAGCCCTTCAAGGGACAATGATGACAGCCCTAAGGCTAATGGAAGAAGTCGCAGCAGAAGCCGCAGCAGGAGTCCTAGCCGCAGTCCCAGGGATGAGGATAGGAGCCCCGTGGAGGATGATGATGACACCACTCGTCGCTCTCCATCACCTTAA